In Corylus avellana chromosome ca8, CavTom2PMs-1.0, the genomic stretch GAAGATTGATGacctttttaatttgttgtgttAAAGTTATCATCATCACAAAGTCTTCTAATTCTttctcatcttttctttttctttttttctccacttttttttttttttttaatgtatgtagtattataattttcttgatCGTTTGGTTTTTATCAATAATGAACTATTATGCCAATTTATAGAGATTTTTGTGGTAAAAGTTAAGAGTCCTAACAACattctcttttttattattattttttatggataaattcactttacccctctAAAGTTTCATGgattttttaattcgaacctcaatatttaaaaattagcaatgtatcattctaatatttcaaaaattttcaattcagaccatcatttactaatttctgtctaattggacgaaaatcatccACATGTGTCTCGCGTGGAATTTTGATGacttctattccaattttgcccttattgaaacttatgaaattacgtgattaccctcattaaaattAATGAACTTGAGGGTAatacgtaattttataggttttaataaggacaaaattagaatagaggacatcaaaatcccacgtgagactcACGTGAGATGATTTATATCCAATTAAACAGAAATTAGTAGTGGAggatttgaattgaaattttttgaaacattagagggtacattgccaatttttaaatattatggttcgaattgaaaaatccttaaaatttcaaggaataaagtaaatttaaccctatttttttaatttccatgattttgggctttcttttctttattttttgtgtgaATTAGGGGCCCATATAAGGTAATAATGGGGCTTGTTTATAAGGAGGCAGCTTGCTCTTATCCATTggatttatgaatttattgaATTATGCAACATGCGGGATCGAAGAGGTTTTgttgtttaataattttttcctgCTTTTGTACTTTTGTGTGTTTTTCCGGCGGGCGCTTGTGCCAGGCCACAAACAGTTGTACCACACAATCATCCCAATAATTCTGTTTGGAAACCACTTTCCTTCCGTACAAAGAAAAGCCCAAAACATGGTCCATCCGGCTTGTTTGGCGTTGCGAttcctttctaaaaaaaaatagatttattTCCATTGTCTTTGTCTcatctataaaattataatcGACAGTCATGGTTCATACTAATTTCAACCGATTAGTACATCCAAACAATCCCGTGAATCGTGATAACCAAATTATCTGATATGGTCACATGACTAGGAGTGAAAAAGGGGGAAACggaaagataatttttttattatttaaaaaatttaaatgacatgtcATCATGCTAAGCCTACTTCACAAACAATAGTGCCTAAAATTACTACTGATAAAAAAGTACATATAAAAATAACCTATATGTCATTTAAGTTGAgcctattttaattaaattggagaGGATTTTTATCACAGTAAGTAAGCTTAAGTCTATAAACTTTCTCTATTTGCTTCCACTTTTCTTctcctattttatattttacacaAATTTCTATATGGTATCGTAGCCAAATTCAAAAGGTGCAAATCAACATGTTTACACCTTGTGAACCGGGTTTTGATTTTAGTTTTCGAGAAGTAACTCTGATGAAGGCTAAATAAAGCACCGACAACAACAGAGCAGGGAAAATTGATAaccgaaagaaaaaaagtcCACAAAAAGTAACTTTGATATCCTATAAAAAATAAGATTGTATATTAAATCACACTAAAAGCAATGTtcgtatatatatagatatccAATGTAGGAGTATATATACAATGAAGCAATGTAGGACCACAATGCAGTGAATAGAATTAATACAACGTAGGACATATAACCTAACACTCTATTTTGAGATTcgttttcaaattttaattgttccGGTTCCACGACATAAAAAAAGTTGGTACTTATGAAAGACAAAAACTCTTCTAGCTGTGAAATCCTTATCTAACAGACTAACAGCCTTAGCTTTGAAATCCTtatcctcctcctcccccttccTCCCAACCAGGCCAGCCTGTACTTTTCTACCAACAAGCAAACCTTATGTTAACAGCTAACACttgattaattatatatagcgCGTGCATGCGACAACTAAAGACAAGTATATAAACAAGTGCAAATTAGGCATTTGTTTCCCCAAGTCAACATCATAAACAATAGCATGAGCCTTCAAAATGAGAAGTATAATCCATATGTTGGAACCTGATATTGCAACAAAGCttaatcaaaacaaatatttgtcTCCACGTTTGTTGTCTAGATGCCTCACTGCTGAGAGTCTTTATGCTTCTTGAGTTCTTCATGCTTGCATTTAATATTACACCGGAATAATGCTACAAACTAGGGTCCGTATCCGTTTGATAAACGGTTTTGACATGATTTCAGCACAATACTATTCATCCcactctttcatttttttaatattctcttagtttttacatcatatcaattattcgttattactatttaaataaaaaacgaCCCCAGTCATTTATATGCATACATTTAAATCTCACACATCAAAGAATCTTCTCATCCTCTGTGAATTGAATCAGATGCAATATTCTCGCTGATTTTTGTCACATGCACCGGACAGCCGCTTTTTAATCTTGAAAAAAGCGCccatttttctattcttttgtCTGGGTCGATCACCTTCCACCTGAGCAAATTCGAATTCAGGACCTAGTTAATGTAGTAGTGTATTTGTTCGGAACAAGTAAACGGCATCCTCAATTGCTTGCAATTCAAAAACTTAATTTCTAAGAGATCCCAGTCCGGCCAGTATTTGGGTATGCCGGATTTTatgagaagaaaaggaaaatattcaCCTGTATGTGATGATGAGACGGTGGAGAAAGACTAGCATCATGGCTTTGGCCATGTTGATCCCAAGGCAAGTTCTCCCTCCCATCCCGAAAGCTAAGAAGCTGTATGGCTTTGACTCATCCTGTCCATGGGAGACCAAGAAAACCTCATCAAAACTTTGCTACTCTCTCTAGAGAAATtaattttgccatttttttttaattgagattaATTCCTACGTCGAATCTTGGAGGATTGAACTTGTTTGGATCATTGTACACCACAGGATCCACGTGTATCGATCTAGCATCAATATTAACGTTCCACCCTCTCTTGATCTTAAATCCTACAGTgtcaaaatcatattaaattaaattaggTTAAATAAGCCTGAAGTAGAGTATAATATCCTTCCCACACCATGATATAAACACAAACCTTCAATCTCACAGTCTTGGAGGGCTTGTCTTGGGAACCATGGTACTACGGATGCCATTCTTAAGGATTCTTTCACAACCTGTACAACATGAGTGACcatcatttatttaattttttttttctaatttcatgTATTTAACTTTTCAAATGCATGCACACGGATAtggatttttagtaattttgctACCGACAGTAAATATGAGAGAGTTCTTTTGAGCCACACTTGCCCAAATTAATAGATAGACGAATTGCCTAAGACCTGATTggatatgtgaaaaaaaattaccGAAAAATTCTCatctaaaaaagaaaacgaTGAAGATAGCCTCTAGTAATAACACTGGAATATTGCACTAATCATCATTGGAGCAATTCTTCcatcatttatttttacacaaaaaaaattcgTTCATTGGAGACTCTTAGTTTTACAACTCGTGAATCATGCCCATATCTGTTACTCGAAGCcagaaaatatgtaaaatatataatatttttcgtatattctatatttgattacaattaactaaatagaaaatatttcaatatattttccatttgtTCTATAGAGTGAAATTGAATTAGTGAGTACCTTAGAAGCATAAGGCATCTCACTAAGATCTTCTAGTGAAAGATATGACTTATGCGAAGTCTTTTTTGCCACGTGCAATTGTTCATTCTGCTCCAATCAGCAAATCAGCATTCAAGAAGAGTTAGAAAAAACACACTAACGTTGattattaatttaagtttttgaaataaataataatttaaaataatatcaaaacaaaGGTTTTGAGTTCGAATCTTTAACTACTAACGGTATTGCGCATAAACTTGCATTCACTTACTCTAAGTGTCTCAAGGACCTCTTGGTTCTCATCCAGGAATTTGACCATCCATGTGATTGCACTTGCTGTTGTATCCTGACCTGCATGTTATGTAAGATGGGCTGCATTCAGGAAAATTATGCTCTTGGCAAGAAATTCAAGAATCATCCCCTGGGATTTAATTATAAAGATATTGAAAAGCTATTGGCATCTTTACTAACCTGCAATAATCATGGTTAAGATGTTATCTTTAATCTCTGCATCTGTTAGCCTTGGAGCTTCATCACTAGATGCTGTATCATCCTCCATCAACATGTGTTGTAGAAAATCTTCATGATAAGCTTCTGTgccacttcttcttcttccactaaTTGCCTTTTCCAGTAGgttaattattctttttctggCCTGAATTGTCATTTACTAGTCTCAATTTTACGGCcaagatttaaaatatttttaaatgacgGAACAACATATTCATTTAATCGCAACATCGCAACATAATTGTCATGTAGCCAATTGACTAGGAAGCCCAAGTTTTCAGATTTATGGGCTTTTATGCGTAGGTTTACCTGAAGGCCTTTATAGAATCTTGTCCCAGGTAACCTCAACGGGAATGCAAGCATTGCTTCACAGACTTGAGCAACCTCCTTTTGCAAAATCTCTACTTCATGCCCGCTCTCTAGACTTAACAGCATTTTGCACATTGCTTTGCAAGTTATCTGCACCAAATAATGATCCCCAAATCAATACTAGATGAACTCTCAACCATTCGTAGACTGCTCAGGTTCTCGGCCCATTGGGTCAGCTCAAGTTTTTTTTCAGACTTTTATTGGGCCTGAACTGAGATATGCCGAATATCCAGTGTTTGTGACTCTGGTTATAATACCACTAAGTGGGCCACAGACTGAGAAAAGCACGGGCCCCATTTAAGGggattagttatttttttaattataatttttcattaaatcccaCAGAAATTTAGAGGGATTAGTTATTTTACCTCAAGTGCTTCATCGAGTACGACGACAGTGCTTCGATGTTCCCAGCGGCTAAGAGTTTCGACAACCAGCTCATCAAAGTGTTTGATGATGACTGAAACAGAGGTTGTTGAGAACAAATTGGCGAGCCGGCTACGGATGAGCTTGTGATGTTGGTGAGCCGCGCACAGAAGGCTTTGATCTCCCACCAGCTCCGCGATTGACTTTATGTATCTCTTCGTGAATTTCCCCCCGTCATTGTTTAAGATCGCCTTGGCAGATTCCGTGCTCGACACAAAAACATGCGTCTCCCCGAACAGATTCGTCCTGAAGCAGCTCCCGTACCTGAAACAATTACTAGGCTGGCCTTAATAATTAGGGTGCTGAGCTGAAGAGATCGGGTGataagaaaatacaaattaaacGGAAGGCCTGGGTTTACGGTTTACCGGAGACGGCGGACTCGGACGAAGTCATAGAAGCCTTTGCCACTGTTGATTGAAGCCATGAACTGCAGGGTCTCTCCAATCAACGGCAATCCTAGACTCCCCGGAGGAATACCAGCGGTTGATTCTCTTCTTTGGTACTTCATCGTCTTCACTATTTGACATGTTAAAAACAACACGGCACCTAAAGCGAGGAGAGTGTAGCAGCAAATGAAAGGTTGATCACGGGGCAATAGGGGAAGCATTTTCCTTCACCTGCTACCATGGGTGCATTATTTTGctgcatatataatatatataatatatatatatgggcacaTATAGACAGTAAATCCACAAGCAGGGAAGGGCCACGCGTGCGGTGGAGACAATGTTGTTCAAATTTTGGCCGACAGCCGCCACTTAtgttgtttttgaaatttcgGCTTCCACTTCGAAACCAAAGTGGAGTGTCAATGGACGGACGTAAGCTCTCCCTGGATGAGTAGCCTCTGTgcagcgttttttttttttttttttttttttttggcgaaaCCTTCCTCGGCTTGTTTGGGAAGGATTTCCTTCCCAATCCCAACttatatcaatttattttaaaattaaaattaaaaatatatatatttaagggtGGCGGCTGAACCACCCCTCAAAGTcttaggggtggccgatccaccccagACGGCAGACACCGGGTGGCTTAGCCACTTCAATcaccccaattttattttttatttttaattatatatatttttaatttttaatttgatttattattattactatattttatattctttaaacaGCCTATgccaaacataatctcaattttttttttttttttttttttaataattgatatttacAATTTTGAGTTTAGTGGagtaaaatagaaagaaaaaaaatcctacaCCCAAATGAGCCCATTACTCAAAACAGACACTATGATCAgagtatttattaaattatcttttaatttatatcggACATTTGGTGCTAATTTTGGATCTTTGCACTATGACTCAAATCGAAAGATGCCGCCAAAAAGGATTCATCATTTAATAAATCTAAACAATTTGCCACATTTCAGGAATAATAAAACGGTAATGTGTAGTGTATAAAATAAGACTAATGAAAAATGATCAGCTAGGTTGAGTGGTACAATAAAAATCGACGTTGTTTACACGAAGACATAGAGAGAgaaacatatattattgtataaTATGAAAAACTATTTCCATACAGTGAATGAATGGATACAGTACTGAATTTGTGTATGATTCACGTGAGCCCACAGATTTAATCGTTGATccattaaatttacaaaaaaaaggaTGATTAATCGAAATAATGAAGCGTAACATGCCTCCAAGTGGTAGTACAATCAGCTAAATACTAAGTTTTATGAAGCGAAAGTCgctaattcaaatattttattttcctttcttcctacCCTTAcagtcaaaaaattaaaaataaattaaaaaacacactTCTTGAATTTTAGGAATAAGTaataaaattagtcattggGCTTTCTGAATTTATAAGATTATGACTTCTATCCACCTGTgcaacaaaaatagaaaaatataaaaaaatcctTGGAAGACCAATAAAATATTGTCACATGTATATCTTTGTCGTATTAGTATGAGGTATGTTAcgcaactatttttttttttacaaatttaatagatcaattattagatttgagaatttatataaattctacataaatttaatggtggattcaTCCGTTCAtcatgaaaattgttaaaagatggaaaaacaaaacaagaatgaAGTCTATTATTTCCATCGGTATATcccttaaaaaacaaaaaaaaaaaactaaaacaaaaaacaaaactagagagaagagaaggaagGATGGTAGTAGGAAAAATCCCTACGTGGTAGCGGGGTTATCCTCTAAAAGTGTACAAATCAACTGGACTAGGCCTATGAGGATCAATGGACCACAATCATAGGCCGATGAGGACAAAGTGACTTCGGCCCGATGATGAGGACCACCGAcattgaattttattaaaaactaaagGCTCCTTGAAATGGAGCAATTCAATGTTGGTGGTCCTTTTCTTGATTACCACAATTGGTGGTGAATGAGTAGTAATTTTAGGTGGTCTATTTGTATTTTACTAAGAAtaatgtggttattaaaattatcattgagcttttgattgatcattattgaattttgatcaaatgataattttaataggcACATTATTTTTAGTAGGACACACGTAagccacctaaaattactcatcAATGAGGTGTCGAGTTTGTCATGATGCATACATTTGACTTTGACATTTTCTGTCTCTCacctaaatttgtttttcatcggcacagctttttttttttttttgacgggTGGATGGAAAcactaataatattataaactcAAAAAGTTTAATGATCAATTTTATCACTttctaaaacccaaaaaatgttttgataaacATGAAAACCACATTCACCATTtttgtatttaacccaaaaaacttattttgatcttcttaaaagttttataaaacTATTATCATATTTTGATCTAAACATTTATTTAGAATTTATGTATATGCATGTCTaaaaccacacacacacacacgtatggaccatactatatatattttgacataagAGATTaggtgattaaaaaaaaaaaagtagctagAGATTAGGTAATGttctaaaattacataaaatttaataaatcaataacgattcatctaaaatttaattataattttaaaagcgaAATCAACATTAAGAagataaaattagaataaaaaaaatggtacataatattattaaatattaatggaTTTATTGACAATTTGACACAATTGGATTTCTAAGGACATAAAAAGATATTTGCATGCTTAGAGATCTAGCGGACACGTCACCTAATCTCCACGTGGTTTTGGTGGCCCCCCTTTTAATTATTCTTCACCAGATtctaaaaggtaaaaaaaagaaCCGTATTTTTCAGTCATCTTCTCCACGCCTCACACTCCTGTATATATCTCCGTCGTCCTCGACAAACACAAGCTCCCTTACACTAATTGCATCTCGCAACCAACGATCAAGAATTACTCCAACAACCCGGTGCTCTTTATAATTCTGTAGCAAATAAATGTTTCACTCTATtaatggactttttttttttttttttcttcttttcttttggatgTATATATAGTggatttttaattatatttgttaaaCTTTAAAGCATGTATAATTCTTTACGAATGCAGAATTACTCCTCTTTTCGAATTATTCCAAactaagacaaaaaataaaataaaacaaagaatatataATGTAGCTGACTTCTGATTATTAATTGATCCAAATTAAACATATCTATAGCTTTACAAGAGAAAGATGACAATAAAATTCTACTATATCTTCCTTCTATCTCCATGTTTCTAACCACATATTTATCCCAAAGTTGTTTTGTATAATCCTCTTTGttgattttaaacttttttttgagGGGACATATTAGAGAACATAAGTTGTCATTTTGATTAACATGGGAATATGCATGCTTAAAGTCATAACGTACACCTTGAGGTGACATGCATGCACGGTGCACCTattgttagagcattcccagcagactccctataagggagtctgttctctatgtgtagggaatatgtccaaaaaatcacaaaaaatgtccAACAGCAGATTCCCTAAATGAGCCTTAACCATGAGGATcgctacagtagaacccaaaaTATAAGGTTCTACTATTgcgatccttatgattattaaattaaaaaaaaacatttctctctcttctttacactctcctctctcctcttacaattctctctcctctctcctctcatatatataacataattaaaaaaataaatattttaatgatatagggaataattaagggaagctattggggcatattttgacataaggaaacaaaaagtagtttggatccttaaatatagggaaaatgacgaggaagctgctgagaatgctcttaaCCAAACACCACATCAGAAACGACCGTTATTCAAAACATTGCACCTTTCATCCAAAACAAAGGCTTCCGGTTcaaagttcaaattaaaaaatcagcTAATTACTAAATTAATCTTCGCATAGAGACGAATAAGATGATCAACACTCGAGTCTCTGACAccattaatacaaaatattccATAATACAAGGTTAAATTCAAAAGTGCAGATGATGTTTGTTGGGGCGTTTGTAGGCCCAAAGATTTATTTCCTCAGCTATTGTCTTCATCATGGAAAACTTGCGAGGGGAGCCGTACAACAATGGATTTCTTGCAAAACAAAGAGGTGGTCATAGGGTCTCCGGCCTGGACTGAAAACTTTCCTATTCTTAAGTTAgcatatttgtttttgaattaagaaaaacattgaaaaattcGCCTCTAGGTTCTaatggagtaatgctataagacATTATTGTGTTCTTCCAAGATtgtgatcaaatgataattttaaaagccatctcattttttgagtgacacaagaaaaacattgaaaaattcGCCTCTAGGTTCTAatggagtaatgttacaagtcatTATTGTGTTCCTCcaagattttgatcaaattgtaattttaaaagtcatctcattttttgagtgacagaagagagacttctagaattaATTGTTCTAATAAACCAATGAatgtggggggggggggagagagtctagtgagagagagagagatcagaaatttttttaggaagaatctatgggagagagagagagacgtgagaTAGCCTTATGAATCTCCAAGGGATGGAAAGGGAGACGTGAGGGGTGACGGTGGAGGAAGATtcatctttctctctcattccCTCCTTTTATGTAAAGGTGTTAAAAATGATGTGTATACGTGTCAACAAATGAGTTGGTGATACTAATTGTAAATAAGTGAAAAATGAGTGGGCCGTGCACCGGAGATATTTTGTGCCCGACAATGTTTGTAGATTGTGTTTTACTCTATGTAAACAACCGTAatcatataaatttataaaatcatataaatGAAAGTATACACCAACCTAAATGGGCGTGATACTTTTCTGCATATCGGACAACATGTGGTGTACGTTAACATACTGtacttaattactaattaaaaaaaaaaaacacactgtACGTACATAAAAATCACAAGCCACCGATCGAGAATAGGTACTGCGTAAGAACAAAGGCATGCAGGGATATTCGTGAAGCAAAAGAAGCAtcattttacttttactttattAAGCACAAGCATcaccaccatatatatatatatatagcccttGGGCGCACCATAATGAAAATGTACGTACACGATAAGATCTTTATCTATCCCTCTATTTTATCAACCCTTATAAACGAAACG encodes the following:
- the LOC132190102 gene encoding abscisic acid 8'-hydroxylase 2 isoform X2: MKYQRRESTAGIPPGSLGLPLIGETLQFMASINSGKGFYDFVRVRRLRYGSCFRTNLFGETHVFVSSTESAKAILNNDGGKFTKRYIKSIAELVGDQSLLCAAHQHHKLIRSRLANLFSTTSVSVIIKHFDELVVETLSRWEHRSTVVVLDEALEITCKAMCKMLLSLESGHEVEILQKEVAQVCEAMLAFPLRLPGTRFYKGLQARKRIINLLEKAISGRRRSGTEAYHEDFLQHMLMEDDTASSDEAPRLTDAEIKDNILTMIIAGQDTTASAITWMVKFLDENQEVLETLRVVKESLRMASVVPWFPRQALQDCEIEGFKIKRGWNVNIDARSIHVDPVVYNDPNKFNPPRFDDESKPYSFLAFGMGGRTCLGINMAKAMMLVFLHRLIITYRWKVIDPDKRIEKWALFSRLKSGCPVHVTKISENIASDSIHRG
- the LOC132190102 gene encoding 3beta,22alpha-dihydroxysteroid 3-dehydrogenase isoform X1, giving the protein MLPLLPRDQPFICCYTLLALGAVLFLTCQIVKTMKYQRRESTAGIPPGSLGLPLIGETLQFMASINSGKGFYDFVRVRRLRYGSCFRTNLFGETHVFVSSTESAKAILNNDGGKFTKRYIKSIAELVGDQSLLCAAHQHHKLIRSRLANLFSTTSVSVIIKHFDELVVETLSRWEHRSTVVVLDEALEITCKAMCKMLLSLESGHEVEILQKEVAQVCEAMLAFPLRLPGTRFYKGLQARKRIINLLEKAISGRRRSGTEAYHEDFLQHMLMEDDTASSDEAPRLTDAEIKDNILTMIIAGQDTTASAITWMVKFLDENQEVLETLRNEQLHVAKKTSHKSYLSLEDLSEMPYASKVVKESLRMASVVPWFPRQALQDCEIEGFKIKRGWNVNIDARSIHVDPVVYNDPNKFNPPRFDDESKPYSFLAFGMGGRTCLGINMAKAMMLVFLHRLIITYRWKVIDPDKRIEKWALFSRLKSGCPVHVTKISENIASDSIHRG